AATTCGCAACGACTCGCACCGAGTCCGACATCTCGTCGTACTTGCCCTTGAATTCGCGCTGTTGGGTTTGCAGAGGACCGAGAGCGGGATCGGAGCAGGTCACGGTGGAATACTTGATCGTTTGCCCTGCTGCCGGAACGACAGATACCAACAGCAACGCCGCAGCGAGCTTCATATCGACTCCGTGGCTGGAAGGGTTGCCCGGAGGATAGCGTTGCAATGTGGATGGAGCAACTCTATTCGCGCCGCCCCGCCGGCCGCCCCGCCAGTCCCCTCACGGATCCGCTGCCGCCCAGGTGGAGCACCCAACCCATTGAGAGATTCCTGTCACGCGTCGCGCAAGGCGATCAACGGGTCCACTTTCGTCGCGCGCCGCGCCGGCAGGTAGCTGGCGAGAACGGCAATGCCAAACAGGAGCAGAGGTACGATCAGAAAGACGGCCGGATCATGGGCGCGCACCCCATAGAGCAGACTTGCCATTACCGGCGCGCACGCTGCAGCAATGACCAACCCGGCGATGACGCCCACGCCGGCAAGGGCAGCCCCCCGGTGCAGGAACATGTTGAGGATGTCCTCCCGCCGCGCGCCCAGCGCCATGCGGATCCCTATTTCGCGCGATCTCTGGCCGACCAGATAGCCCAGCAAGCCGTAGATACCGATCGAGGCGAGCAACGCCGCAAGTCCGGCAAATCCGCCTACCAGATCGGCGGAGAAACGACGTGACGCCACCGACCGATCAAGGATGTCATTCATCGAGGAAACACCAAAGACCGGCAAGCCGGGATCAATGCTCTGGATTTCACGCCGAATCCGCGGTTCCAGCACGGATGCGGGCAGGGACGTGCGCAGCGCCACGCTTACCTGCTTGTTGGGGTCCTGATAGACCGAGACGTAGATGTGGGGAACGCCATCGTTGTCGAGACCGTCATGCTTGATATCCTTGATGACACCAACGACGGTCGTCCATGGCTTGGCCGGGTCCGTTCCGAACCGCACTCGGCGGCCCAACGGATCGCGGCCCGGCCAGTACTTGTGAGCGGTGCTTTCGTCAATGATGGCCACCAGCGGTTTGCCGTCTTCATCGCCCTCGGTGAATGAGCGACCGTGCACGAGTGTCGCCTGGAACACGTCGAAATAGTCGGGGCTGATTCGAATTCTCTCGGCGCGCAGATCCTGAGCCGACTCGTCCGGTCGATCTTCAATCGCGAACCCTTCACTCGCCAGGCCACCGACCGCGCCCGGGATACTGGTGGTCGGTATCGTCGAGGTGATGGCGGCGAGTTCCACTCCCGGAATTGCCCTCATCCGCCGGAGCACTTCACGATCGAGCGTGACCTTGCCGGCGATATCGAAATACGGATCCGACTTCGGATCGTTGGGATTTCCCAGCCACGTGTTTGACGTGACAACGTGAGATGGATTGAATCCCGGATTCTCCTGCAACAGGTCCCGCAGCGTGCGCAGCAGCAAGCCGGCTCCCACCATCAGTATCACGGCAAATGCCAGCTCAGAGACGATGAGCACATCCCGCAATCGGCCGGTCCTCACGCCGTAGCCGGACCCGCGACCGCCTTCGCGAATCGCCGGGGAGAACGCCGTTCTTGCCGAGTGAAGCGCTGGAGCAAGTCCAAACACCAGGCCGGTCAGAATGGAAATCAGCAGCGCGAACGCCAGTACCACCCAGTCGATGCGTACCTCGTTGAGCCTGGGAACGTTCGATGGCACGAAGCGCACGATGAACCCCAGCGTAGCCACGGCGGTTGCGATTCCCGCGGCGCCGCCGATGAGCGACAGCAGCATCGACTCGGTCAGCAACTGGCGCACCAGGCGGCCGCGGCTCGCCCCCAGCGAGAGCCGCATCGCCATCTCATGTTGTCGCCCCGAAG
The sequence above is drawn from the Gemmatimonadales bacterium genome and encodes:
- a CDS encoding ABC transporter permease, producing the protein MTRLVPEVAQDVRYGLRMLARKPTFTIVAVLTLALGVGATTAIFSIVDAVLLRSLPYRNPDRLVRIYFNEPGVGLRDVRFSKPELDDLQTRSGVFDDVTPIFFGSENVTGGSQPERVEGVNGSFGYFSMLGVTAQVGRVFDSRDFTPGFSPVVVISDGLWRRAYGADPNIVGRTIRVDTDPVTVIGVLPRGFRHPGPTVFGDGEVFAAAGFTGEPFPPPLRANRVLRSGIGRLKPGLTVAQAQTRLTAMAAQLRRDFPADYQPQAQWTIEIQPLQDTLVGKVRPMLLLILGSVILIALIVSLNIANLLLARASGRQHEMAMRLSLGASRGRLVRQLLTESMLLSLIGGAAGIATAVATLGFIVRFVPSNVPRLNEVRIDWVVLAFALLISILTGLVFGLAPALHSARTAFSPAIREGGRGSGYGVRTGRLRDVLIVSELAFAVILMVGAGLLLRTLRDLLQENPGFNPSHVVTSNTWLGNPNDPKSDPYFDIAGKVTLDREVLRRMRAIPGVELAAITSTIPTTSIPGAVGGLASEGFAIEDRPDESAQDLRAERIRISPDYFDVFQATLVHGRSFTEGDEDGKPLVAIIDESTAHKYWPGRDPLGRRVRFGTDPAKPWTTVVGVIKDIKHDGLDNDGVPHIYVSVYQDPNKQVSVALRTSLPASVLEPRIRREIQSIDPGLPVFGVSSMNDILDRSVASRRFSADLVGGFAGLAALLASIGIYGLLGYLVGQRSREIGIRMALGARREDILNMFLHRGAALAGVGVIAGLVIAAACAPVMASLLYGVRAHDPAVFLIVPLLLFGIAVLASYLPARRATKVDPLIALRDA